One genomic segment of Paraburkholderia phymatum STM815 includes these proteins:
- a CDS encoding Mpo1 family 2-hydroxy fatty acid dioxygenase, with amino-acid sequence MRTLTDQLAQYAAYHRDRRNIATHFIGIPMIVLALAVLLSRPAWTIAALPCAVSPVWVLFGLSVIYYVVLDVPLGLMMTVVLLACVACGAWLAAQPTLTWLASGIGLFVIGWVFQFVGHVAYEHRKPAFVDDVIGLLIGPLFVLAEALFAFGWRLALREAIEAKAGPTHVDAAHRVTRHRF; translated from the coding sequence ATGAGAACGCTCACTGACCAGCTTGCGCAATACGCAGCCTATCATCGCGATCGCCGCAACATCGCGACGCACTTCATCGGCATTCCGATGATCGTGCTCGCGCTCGCCGTGCTGCTGAGCCGTCCCGCGTGGACGATTGCGGCGCTGCCCTGCGCGGTGTCGCCGGTGTGGGTGCTCTTCGGCCTCAGCGTGATCTACTATGTCGTGCTCGACGTGCCGCTCGGGTTGATGATGACAGTGGTGTTGCTCGCGTGCGTCGCGTGCGGCGCATGGCTCGCCGCACAACCGACGTTGACGTGGCTCGCGTCGGGCATAGGGCTGTTCGTGATCGGCTGGGTGTTCCAGTTCGTCGGACACGTGGCCTACGAGCACCGCAAGCCCGCCTTCGTCGACGACGTGATCGGTCTGCTGATCGGCCCGCTGTTCGTGCTGGCCGAAGCGCTGTTCGCATTCGGCTGGCGCCTCGCGTTGCGCGAGGCGATCGAAGCGAAAGCCGGGCCGACGCATGTCGATGCCGCGCATCGCGTCACCCGGCATCGCTTCTGA
- the rarD gene encoding EamA family transporter RarD, which translates to MNAYRPGRGIALSVSASTLFALLSVYAKLLTPLTGLDIFAWRVIWTVPGAFTLIALRSRLPQLQMLLQRAIREPRTALLLVASAILLGAQLWVFLWAPLHGRMLEVSLGYFLLPLTMVLLGRFYYHERLEPLQWLAVGCAAVGVLHELWVTRAFSWPTLLVAIGYPPYFVLRRKINADSLTAFALEMSLMLPFALAMAFSGGSFALLSGRVDMWLLLLPGLGALSTVALATYLKASRLLPMALFGILGYVEPVLLVIVSVTLLGETLTAQQLGTYVPIWIAVGLTALHSARLLAPR; encoded by the coding sequence ATGAACGCTTATCGACCGGGCCGCGGCATCGCGTTATCTGTGAGCGCATCGACATTGTTTGCCCTCTTGTCCGTGTACGCGAAGCTGCTCACGCCATTGACGGGTCTCGACATCTTCGCGTGGCGCGTAATCTGGACCGTGCCGGGCGCCTTCACGCTGATTGCCCTTCGATCGCGCCTGCCGCAGTTGCAGATGCTGCTGCAGCGCGCGATTCGCGAGCCTCGCACGGCGCTGCTGCTGGTCGCGAGTGCGATATTGCTGGGCGCGCAGTTGTGGGTGTTCCTGTGGGCACCCCTGCATGGGCGGATGCTCGAAGTCTCGTTAGGCTACTTTCTATTGCCGCTGACGATGGTGCTGCTCGGACGCTTCTACTATCACGAGCGGCTCGAGCCGTTGCAGTGGCTCGCGGTTGGATGCGCCGCGGTCGGCGTGTTGCACGAACTTTGGGTCACGCGCGCTTTTTCCTGGCCGACGCTGCTCGTCGCGATCGGTTATCCGCCGTATTTTGTGCTGCGTCGCAAGATCAACGCCGATTCGTTGACTGCCTTCGCGCTAGAGATGTCGCTGATGTTGCCGTTCGCGCTCGCGATGGCGTTCAGCGGCGGCTCGTTCGCGCTGCTCTCCGGCCGCGTCGACATGTGGCTGCTGCTGTTGCCCGGGCTCGGCGCGCTGAGCACGGTGGCGCTCGCGACGTACCTGAAAGCGAGCCGTTTGCTGCCGATGGCGCTGTTCGGCATCCTCGGTTATGTCGAGCCGGTGTTACTCGTCATCGTATCGGTGACTTTGCTCGGTGAAACGCTGACGGCTCAGCAGCTCGGAACGTATGTGCCGATCTGGATCGCAGTGGGGCTGACCGCGTTGCATAGCGCAAGGCTACTTGCGCCGCGTTGA
- the egtD gene encoding L-histidine N(alpha)-methyltransferase, with protein sequence MTQPAVSHHLSHDISPEFAAAVRAGLCKQPQKELPSKYLYDEVGSALFEVITALPEYGVTRSEERLLAEHASDIVAQLPHDAIVAELGSGSGRKTRRILEALCKKRPTTYSPIEISRTALQLCRRELGDIERISIVGYERDYLAGLAEVSKRRAKDEPLLVLFLGSTIGNFGRLAATRFLRDIRNMLAPGDALLLGTDLEKPVPVLISAYDDPIGVTAAFNLNLLARINRELDGDFPLDAFEHVARFNPDVRSIEMHLRAKRRVSARVRAAKLTVELQEGETIWTESSHKYRAEELHAIADDANFTCSHQWIERDWGFAESLLVAR encoded by the coding sequence ATGACTCAGCCAGCCGTATCGCATCATTTGTCGCACGACATATCGCCGGAATTCGCCGCCGCCGTTCGCGCTGGCCTCTGCAAGCAGCCCCAGAAAGAATTGCCGTCGAAGTATCTGTACGATGAAGTCGGTTCGGCGCTCTTCGAAGTGATTACCGCGCTACCCGAATACGGCGTCACGCGCTCCGAAGAGCGCCTGCTCGCCGAGCACGCGAGCGATATCGTCGCGCAGTTGCCGCACGACGCGATCGTCGCGGAACTGGGCAGCGGCAGCGGCCGCAAGACGCGCCGCATCCTCGAAGCGCTCTGTAAAAAGCGACCCACGACTTACAGCCCGATTGAAATTTCGCGCACCGCCTTGCAATTGTGCCGCCGCGAACTCGGCGATATCGAACGCATTTCGATCGTCGGTTATGAACGCGACTATCTCGCGGGGCTCGCGGAAGTCAGCAAGCGGCGCGCCAAGGACGAACCGCTGCTCGTGCTGTTTCTTGGCAGCACGATCGGCAATTTCGGCCGGCTGGCGGCGACGCGTTTTCTGCGCGATATCCGCAACATGCTCGCGCCAGGCGACGCGCTGCTGCTGGGCACCGACCTCGAAAAACCGGTGCCCGTGCTGATCTCCGCGTATGACGATCCCATCGGCGTGACGGCCGCGTTCAACCTGAACCTGCTCGCGCGAATCAACCGCGAGCTGGACGGCGACTTTCCGCTCGATGCGTTCGAGCACGTCGCGCGTTTCAACCCGGACGTGCGCAGCATCGAAATGCATTTGCGCGCGAAGCGGCGCGTGAGTGCGCGGGTGCGCGCGGCGAAGTTGACGGTCGAGCTGCAGGAAGGCGAGACGATCTGGACGGAGAGCAGCCACAAATATCGCGCGGAAGAACTGCATGCGATCGCCGACGACGCCAACTTCACGTGCAGTCATCAATGGATCGAGCGCGATTGGGGCTTTGCGGAAAGCCTGCTGGTGGCGCGTTGA
- a CDS encoding acylphosphatase — protein MTGTDLDSRIETYYVRVRGMVQGVGFRHATVRQAHALGIRGWVANLDDGSVEAMLQGPANQLDRMLSWLRHGPPLARVTEVTHEERASDKRYERFEQH, from the coding sequence ATGACCGGCACGGATCTCGATTCGAGAATCGAAACGTATTACGTGCGGGTGCGCGGCATGGTGCAGGGTGTCGGCTTTCGGCACGCGACGGTGCGCCAGGCGCACGCGCTGGGTATCCGGGGATGGGTGGCGAATCTTGACGACGGTTCTGTCGAGGCGATGCTGCAGGGACCGGCGAATCAGCTCGACCGGATGTTGTCCTGGCTGCGTCACGGGCCGCCGCTGGCGCGCGTGACGGAAGTCACGCATGAAGAGCGCGCCAGCGACAAGCGCTACGAGCGCTTCGAGCAGCATTGA
- the hpnA gene encoding hopanoid-associated sugar epimerase: MTDQTRDLVLVTGASGFVGSAVARIAQQKGFAVRVLVRPTSPRRNVESLDAEIAVGDMRDEASMRAALRGARYLLHVAADYRLWAPDPLDIERANLEGTEATMRAALKEGVERVVYTSSVATLKVTGSGASVDETSPMTPQQAIGVYKRSKVLAERAVERMIAKHGLPAVIVNPSTPIGPRDVKPTPTGRIIVEAALGKIPAFVDTGLNLVHVDDVAMGHFLALAHGKIGERYILGGENLPLQQMLADIAGMVGRRAPTIALPRWPLYPLALGAEAVAKFTKREPFVTVDGLKMSKNKMYFTSAKAERELGYNARPYREGLRDALDWFREAGYLKA, encoded by the coding sequence ATGACCGATCAGACTCGCGATCTCGTACTCGTTACCGGCGCATCCGGTTTCGTCGGCTCGGCCGTCGCTCGCATCGCGCAGCAAAAGGGCTTTGCGGTACGCGTGCTCGTGCGTCCAACCAGCCCGCGCCGCAACGTCGAATCGCTCGATGCAGAAATCGCGGTCGGCGACATGCGCGACGAGGCGTCGATGCGTGCCGCGCTGCGCGGTGCGCGCTATCTGCTGCACGTCGCGGCCGATTACCGGCTGTGGGCGCCCGACCCGCTCGACATCGAACGCGCGAACCTGGAAGGCACGGAAGCGACGATGCGCGCCGCGCTGAAGGAAGGCGTGGAGCGCGTCGTGTACACCAGCAGCGTGGCGACACTAAAAGTGACGGGCTCGGGCGCATCCGTCGACGAAACCTCACCGATGACGCCGCAGCAGGCGATCGGGGTGTACAAGCGCAGCAAGGTGCTCGCCGAGCGCGCCGTCGAACGGATGATCGCGAAGCATGGCCTGCCCGCCGTGATCGTCAATCCGTCGACGCCGATCGGCCCGCGTGACGTGAAGCCCACGCCAACGGGACGCATCATCGTCGAAGCGGCGCTCGGCAAGATTCCCGCCTTCGTCGATACGGGACTGAACCTCGTGCATGTCGACGACGTAGCAATGGGCCATTTCCTCGCGCTCGCGCACGGCAAGATCGGCGAGCGCTACATTCTGGGCGGTGAGAATCTCCCGCTGCAGCAGATGCTCGCGGATATCGCGGGCATGGTCGGACGGAGGGCGCCGACCATCGCGCTGCCGCGCTGGCCGCTGTATCCGCTCGCGCTCGGCGCCGAGGCCGTCGCGAAGTTCACGAAGCGCGAGCCGTTCGTCACCGTCGACGGCCTGAAGATGTCGAAGAACAAGATGTACTTCACGTCGGCAAAAGCGGAGCGCGAACTCGGCTACAACGCGCGGCCGTATCGAGAAGGCTTGCGCGACGCACTCGACTGGTTCCGGGAAGCTGGCTATCTGAAAGCATGA